Proteins from a single region of Desulfolutivibrio sulfoxidireducens:
- the guaB gene encoding IMP dehydrogenase: protein MDKISARGLTFDDVLLLPDYSEVLPDTVDVGSWLTPDIRLNIPLLSAAMDTVTESRMAISLARNGGVGVIHKNMPVDRQRLEVEKVKKSESGMIISPITVPPEMTVEKALEVMSEYSISGLPVVDGDRLVGIVTNRDVRFVKDSVTLVRDVMTKDNLVTVPVGTTLEEAKHHLHQNRIEKLLVVDENNTLRGLITIKDIEKIRKYPNSCKDDLGRLRVGAAVGVAKDRNERVEALLDAGADFVVLDSAHGHSKNILDSIVALKSDFPSCRLVAGNVGTYEGAKALIKAGADAVKVGIGPGSICTTRIVAGVGVPQVTAIMEVQRACREYGRCLIADGGVKFSGDIVKALAAGADTVMMGGLFAGTEESPGETILYQGRTYKIYRGMGSIDAMRDGSSDRYFQEKSSKLVPEGIVGRVPFKGPVTESIYQLVGGLRSGMGYCGCKDIEELKTKARFVRISTAGLRESHVHDVIITKEAPNYRVDTY from the coding sequence ATGGACAAGATTTCCGCAAGGGGCCTGACCTTCGACGATGTGCTGCTTTTGCCGGACTATTCCGAGGTGCTGCCCGACACGGTGGACGTCGGTTCCTGGCTCACCCCGGACATTCGGCTCAATATCCCGCTTTTAAGCGCGGCCATGGACACCGTCACCGAGTCGCGCATGGCCATCTCACTGGCCAGAAACGGCGGGGTGGGGGTCATCCACAAAAACATGCCCGTGGACCGGCAGCGGCTGGAGGTGGAGAAGGTCAAAAAGTCCGAATCGGGCATGATCATCTCCCCCATTACCGTGCCCCCGGAAATGACTGTGGAAAAGGCCCTGGAGGTCATGTCCGAATACAGCATCTCCGGGCTTCCGGTGGTCGACGGGGACCGGCTGGTGGGCATCGTCACCAACCGCGACGTGCGCTTCGTCAAGGACTCGGTGACCCTGGTCAGGGACGTGATGACCAAGGACAACCTGGTCACCGTGCCCGTGGGCACCACCCTGGAGGAGGCCAAGCACCATCTGCACCAAAACCGCATCGAAAAGCTTCTGGTGGTGGACGAGAACAATACCCTGCGCGGGCTGATCACCATCAAGGACATCGAGAAGATCCGCAAATACCCCAATTCCTGCAAGGACGACCTGGGCCGGCTGCGCGTGGGCGCGGCCGTGGGCGTGGCCAAGGATCGCAACGAACGCGTCGAGGCCCTGCTCGACGCCGGGGCGGACTTCGTGGTCCTGGACTCGGCCCACGGCCACAGCAAGAACATCCTGGATTCCATTGTGGCGCTGAAGTCCGATTTCCCCTCCTGCCGCCTGGTGGCCGGCAACGTGGGCACCTACGAGGGGGCCAAGGCGCTGATCAAGGCCGGGGCGGACGCGGTCAAGGTGGGCATCGGCCCCGGGTCCATCTGCACCACGCGCATCGTGGCCGGGGTGGGCGTGCCCCAGGTCACGGCCATCATGGAGGTCCAGCGGGCCTGCCGCGAATACGGCCGTTGCCTGATCGCCGACGGCGGGGTGAAGTTCTCCGGGGACATCGTCAAGGCCCTGGCCGCCGGCGCGGACACGGTGATGATGGGCGGGCTTTTCGCCGGCACCGAGGAAAGCCCGGGCGAGACCATCCTCTATCAGGGCCGCACCTACAAGATCTACCGGGGCATGGGCTCCATCGACGCCATGCGCGACGGCAGCTCGGACCGCTATTTCCAGGAAAAATCCAGCAAGCTCGTGCCCGAGGGCATCGTCGGCCGGGTGCCCTTCAAGGGCCCGGTGACCGAGAGCATCTACCAGCTTGTGGGCGGCCTGCGGTCCGGCATGGGGTACTGCGGCTGCAAGGACATCGAGGAGCTGAAGACCAAGGCCCGTTTCGTGCGCATCTCCACGGCCGGGCTGCGGGAAAGCCACGTCCACGACGTGATCATCACCAAGGAAGCCCCCAACTATCGGGTGGACACCTACTAA
- the guaA gene encoding glutamine-hydrolyzing GMP synthase yields MIHPDTVVILDFGSQYTQLIARRVREAGVYSEIHPCTIPVDRLRELAPRALILSGGPSSVMDPGAPTLDPAVFDLDLPVLGICYGMQLLANLLPGGRVASSRDREYGRSEFTVAAPSPLFEGLPGNRPLTVWMSHGDRVVAPPEGFVVLGHTPTVDVAAMADPARRIHALQFHPEVAHTEDGTLILHNFLFKIAGLVPGWSMSSFAATQEAALREMIGDRQVVCALSGGVDSTVVAVMLHRAIGKRLHCIFVDNGLLRANEGEEVVSYLREHFDLNLIHVDAADLFLSLLAGVTDPEEKRKIIGRTFIEVFEREAKKLPGVAFLAQGTLYPDVIESESFRGPSAVIKSHHNVGGLPEVMNLSLVEPLRELFKDEVRKVAMELGLPDFIIWRHPFPGPGLAIRIIGEVTRERLEILRRADKIVQAELLASDWYRKVWQGFAVLLPLKTVGVMGDDRTYENVCAVRVVDSIDAMTADWSRLPSELLAAISNRIINEVKGINRVVLDISSKPPSTIEWE; encoded by the coding sequence ATGATCCATCCGGACACAGTCGTCATCCTGGACTTCGGTTCCCAGTACACCCAGCTCATCGCCCGGCGCGTGCGCGAGGCCGGGGTCTATTCGGAGATCCATCCCTGCACCATCCCCGTGGACAGGCTCCGGGAGCTGGCCCCCAGGGCCCTTATCCTCTCCGGCGGGCCGTCGAGCGTCATGGACCCCGGCGCGCCCACCCTGGACCCGGCCGTCTTCGACCTGGACCTGCCGGTACTGGGCATCTGTTACGGCATGCAGCTTCTGGCCAACCTTCTGCCCGGCGGCCGGGTGGCCTCCTCCCGGGACCGCGAATACGGCCGTTCGGAATTCACCGTGGCCGCGCCCTCGCCCCTTTTCGAGGGCCTGCCCGGCAATCGGCCGCTGACCGTGTGGATGTCCCACGGCGACCGGGTGGTCGCGCCGCCCGAGGGGTTCGTCGTCCTTGGCCACACCCCCACCGTGGACGTGGCGGCCATGGCCGACCCGGCCCGGCGCATCCACGCCTTGCAGTTTCATCCCGAGGTGGCCCACACCGAGGACGGCACGCTGATTTTGCACAATTTCCTGTTCAAGATCGCCGGGCTGGTCCCGGGCTGGTCCATGTCCTCCTTCGCGGCCACCCAGGAGGCCGCCCTGCGCGAGATGATCGGCGACCGCCAGGTGGTCTGCGCGCTTTCGGGCGGCGTGGACTCCACCGTGGTCGCGGTCATGCTGCATCGGGCCATCGGCAAGAGGCTGCACTGCATCTTCGTGGACAACGGGCTTTTGCGCGCAAACGAGGGCGAGGAGGTGGTCTCGTATCTGCGGGAGCACTTCGATTTGAACCTCATCCACGTCGATGCCGCCGATCTTTTCCTGTCGCTTCTGGCCGGGGTGACCGACCCCGAGGAGAAACGCAAGATCATCGGCCGGACGTTTATCGAGGTCTTCGAGCGCGAGGCCAAAAAACTGCCGGGCGTGGCCTTTCTGGCCCAGGGCACCCTGTATCCGGACGTCATCGAGTCCGAGTCCTTCCGGGGACCCTCGGCGGTGATCAAGAGCCACCACAACGTGGGCGGACTGCCCGAGGTCATGAACCTGTCCCTGGTCGAGCCGCTTCGCGAACTCTTCAAGGACGAGGTACGCAAGGTGGCCATGGAACTGGGGCTGCCGGATTTCATCATCTGGCGGCATCCCTTCCCCGGGCCCGGATTGGCCATCCGCATCATCGGCGAGGTCACCCGGGAGCGGCTGGAGATCCTGCGCCGGGCGGACAAGATCGTGCAGGCCGAACTTCTGGCCTCGGACTGGTATCGCAAGGTCTGGCAGGGATTCGCGGTCCTTTTGCCGCTCAAGACCGTGGGCGTCATGGGCGACGACCGGACCTACGAAAACGTGTGCGCTGTGCGCGTGGTGGACAGCATCGACGCCATGACCGCCGACTGGTCCCGGCTGCCCTCGGAACTCCTGGCCGCCATCTCGAATCGGATCATAAACGAAGTCAAAGGGATAAACCGGGTGGTGCTGGACATCTCCTCCAAACCCCCCAGCACCATCGAATGGGAATAA
- the tatB gene encoding Sec-independent protein translocase protein TatB produces the protein MFGIGTTELLVILVVALIVIGPSKLPDVMRTIGKGLAEFRRVSTDVKSTLETEVQRAEEKQRQEAAKKELFPEKGEAKAEAPTDPAKAAPVQDAQEKPVETGDGKQTA, from the coding sequence ATGTTCGGCATCGGCACGACGGAACTTCTGGTCATTTTGGTGGTGGCGCTCATCGTCATCGGCCCAAGCAAACTCCCCGACGTCATGCGCACCATCGGCAAGGGCCTGGCGGAATTTCGCCGGGTGAGCACGGATGTCAAAAGCACGCTGGAGACCGAGGTGCAGCGGGCCGAGGAAAAACAGCGCCAGGAGGCGGCCAAAAAGGAACTCTTCCCGGAAAAGGGCGAGGCCAAGGCCGAAGCCCCAACCGATCCGGCCAAGGCCGCGCCGGTCCAGGACGCCCAGGAAAAGCCCGTGGAGACGGGTGACGGGAAACAGACGGCCTAG
- the hisB gene encoding imidazoleglycerol-phosphate dehydratase HisB has product MSQREARVARTTSETDVAVVLRLDGSGQTRCDTGYPFADHMLTLLGFWAGFDLEVTCRGDREVDAHHSLEDVGLALGQALLEAAGDRAGIERVGYARVPMDEALCEVTVDLSGRPYLVYREDTLPAVVAGEEKDVWREFFKSLAFCAKMNLHVGMLYGRNGHHLLEAAFKALGMALRRALAAGRSGVPSTKGSLDR; this is encoded by the coding sequence ATGAGCCAGCGTGAAGCCCGGGTGGCCCGGACGACGTCGGAAACGGACGTGGCCGTGGTCCTGCGCCTGGATGGCTCCGGACAGACCCGGTGCGATACCGGATACCCCTTTGCCGACCACATGCTGACCCTTCTCGGGTTCTGGGCCGGGTTCGACCTGGAGGTGACCTGCCGGGGCGACCGGGAGGTGGACGCCCACCACAGTCTTGAGGATGTGGGCCTGGCCCTGGGCCAGGCCCTGCTCGAGGCGGCCGGGGACCGGGCGGGCATCGAGCGGGTGGGATACGCCAGGGTGCCCATGGACGAGGCCCTGTGCGAGGTCACTGTGGACCTTTCGGGCCGTCCGTATTTGGTTTACCGTGAAGACACGCTGCCCGCCGTGGTGGCCGGCGAGGAAAAGGACGTGTGGCGGGAGTTTTTCAAGTCCCTGGCCTTTTGCGCCAAAATGAACCTGCACGTGGGGATGCTGTACGGCCGAAACGGCCATCACCTCCTCGAAGCCGCCTTCAAGGCGCTGGGAATGGCCCTGCGCCGGGCATTGGCCGCCGGACGTTCCGGCGTGCCCAGCACCAAAGGGAGTCTCGACCGATGA
- the hisA gene encoding 1-(5-phosphoribosyl)-5-[(5-phosphoribosylamino)methylideneamino]imidazole-4-carboxamide isomerase: MILFPAIDIKDGRCVRLRQGREADVTVFSTDPEAMALHWAGLGAKWLHVVDLDGAFSGIPKNARLIGRICSRLDIPVQLGGGIRDRVVAEAYLEAGVRRLIIGTKALVDPDGFGAIVRAFPGCIGVSLDAVDGRLKIRGWVDDAGLGVEDVLPRLAEQGVSFLVYTDISRDGMQTGVNLPAMERLLALTDLPVIAAGGVATLDDVAALYPLHAKGLAGVVTGRAIYAGTLDFTAALDWIERQ; encoded by the coding sequence GTGATCCTGTTCCCGGCCATCGACATCAAGGACGGCCGGTGCGTGCGCCTGAGGCAGGGGCGCGAGGCCGACGTCACCGTCTTTTCCACCGACCCCGAGGCCATGGCCCTGCACTGGGCCGGACTCGGGGCGAAGTGGCTGCATGTGGTGGACCTGGACGGGGCCTTTTCCGGCATACCCAAGAATGCCCGGCTCATCGGCCGCATCTGCTCCCGGTTGGACATTCCGGTCCAACTCGGCGGCGGCATTCGCGACCGGGTGGTGGCCGAGGCCTACCTGGAGGCCGGGGTGCGCCGGCTGATCATCGGCACCAAGGCCCTGGTCGATCCGGACGGGTTCGGGGCCATCGTCCGGGCCTTTCCGGGATGCATCGGGGTGTCCCTGGACGCCGTGGACGGCCGGCTCAAGATCCGGGGCTGGGTGGACGACGCGGGCCTTGGCGTGGAGGACGTCCTGCCGCGTCTGGCCGAGCAGGGCGTGTCCTTTCTGGTCTATACGGACATCAGCCGCGACGGCATGCAGACCGGGGTGAACCTCCCGGCCATGGAGCGCCTGCTGGCCCTGACCGACCTGCCGGTCATCGCCGCCGGCGGGGTGGCCACGCTGGACGACGTCGCGGCCCTGTATCCCCTGCATGCCAAGGGACTGGCCGGAGTCGTCACCGGCCGGGCCATCTATGCCGGAACCCTGGATTTTACGGCCGCCCTGGACTGGATCGAACGCCAGTAG
- a CDS encoding heavy-metal-associated domain-containing protein yields MPSVEVKGMSCNHCVMSVKKALSGLPGVTDVDVSLEKGLATFEAAALDAEAVRQAIAKIGFEPGVVK; encoded by the coding sequence ATGCCCAGCGTCGAAGTCAAGGGAATGTCCTGCAACCACTGCGTCATGTCCGTGAAAAAGGCCCTGTCCGGGCTGCCCGGGGTCACCGATGTGGACGTGAGCCTGGAGAAGGGACTGGCCACCTTCGAGGCCGCGGCCCTGGACGCCGAGGCCGTGCGCCAGGCCATCGCCAAAATCGGGTTCGAGCCGGGCGTCGTGAAATAG
- a CDS encoding class I SAM-dependent methyltransferase — protein MAEDYWKTVGRVPSSLPVDPAFVELIGPGVSVVDLGCGDGRTLAKLAASVARDRAPWAGVDVNPAALAGAAARGLPGIGFVMADIAELPFADRGFDYGVMHAVLTTLATPAERRAVLAEAARVLRRGLYASDFLLTPQQPLYRERYARGRVETGEWGTFRVMDGRRYLYTAHHFAPDELKDLFSRAGFSRVTLRQVLSPTRSGNVIGGAIVLAMKS, from the coding sequence GTGGCCGAGGACTATTGGAAAACCGTGGGCCGGGTGCCGTCCTCCTTGCCCGTGGACCCGGCCTTCGTGGAGCTGATCGGCCCCGGGGTCTCGGTTGTGGATCTCGGCTGCGGCGATGGCCGGACCCTGGCGAAATTGGCCGCGTCCGTGGCCAGGGACCGCGCCCCCTGGGCCGGGGTGGACGTCAACCCGGCGGCCCTGGCCGGCGCCGCCGCCCGGGGGCTCCCCGGGATCGGATTCGTTATGGCCGACATCGCGGAGCTGCCTTTCGCCGACCGGGGCTTCGACTACGGCGTCATGCACGCGGTCCTGACCACCCTGGCCACCCCGGCCGAGCGCCGGGCGGTTTTGGCCGAGGCCGCCCGGGTCCTTCGCCGGGGCCTGTACGCCTCCGATTTCCTGTTGACTCCACAACAGCCCCTGTACCGGGAGCGCTACGCCCGGGGACGTGTCGAAACCGGGGAGTGGGGCACCTTCCGGGTCATGGACGGGCGGCGGTATCTGTACACCGCCCACCACTTCGCCCCGGACGAACTCAAGGACCTTTTTTCCAGGGCCGGGTTTTCCCGGGTGACCCTGCGTCAGGTCCTTTCGCCCACCAGATCCGGCAATGTCATAGGCGGCGCAATCGTCCTGGCCATGAAATCCTGA
- the rpsL gene encoding 30S ribosomal protein S12: MPTINQLIRKERAKVAKRRKTPALQACPQRRGVCTRVYTTTPKKPNSALRKVARVRLTNGIEVTSYIPGEGHNLQEHSVVMIRGGRVKDLPGVRYHIIRGTLDTAGVGDRRQSRSKYGSKRPK, from the coding sequence ATGCCCACGATCAACCAGCTCATCCGCAAGGAGCGCGCCAAGGTCGCCAAGCGCCGCAAGACGCCCGCCTTGCAGGCCTGCCCGCAGCGCCGGGGCGTGTGCACCCGCGTGTACACCACCACCCCCAAAAAGCCCAACTCGGCCCTGCGCAAGGTGGCCCGTGTGCGGCTTACCAACGGCATCGAAGTGACCTCGTACATCCCCGGCGAGGGACATAACCTCCAGGAGCACTCGGTGGTCATGATCCGCGGCGGCCGCGTCAAGGATTTGCCCGGCGTCCGGTACCACATCATCCGCGGCACCCTGGATACGGCGGGGGTGGGCGATCGCCGCCAGAGCCGGTCCAAGTACGGCTCCAAGCGCCCCAAATAA
- the rpsG gene encoding 30S ribosomal protein S7 yields the protein MPRKGPVPKRSVLPDPRYGSQLITKFINRLMHDGEKSTAEGIFYRAVDVLAEKAGEDPLKAFEKALGNVRPHMEVKPRRVGGATYQVPMEVRPERQVTLAIRWVINYSRARGEKGMADKLSGELLDAYNNRGGAVKKREDTHRMAEANKAFAHYRW from the coding sequence ATGCCGCGTAAAGGCCCCGTCCCCAAGAGATCCGTTCTGCCCGACCCCAGGTATGGCAGCCAACTGATCACCAAGTTTATCAACCGTCTGATGCATGACGGCGAAAAGAGCACCGCCGAGGGCATTTTTTATCGGGCCGTGGACGTCCTGGCCGAGAAGGCCGGCGAGGATCCCCTGAAGGCCTTCGAGAAGGCCCTGGGCAACGTCCGCCCGCACATGGAGGTCAAGCCCCGCCGGGTTGGCGGCGCCACCTACCAGGTGCCCATGGAGGTGCGACCCGAGCGGCAGGTGACCCTGGCCATCAGGTGGGTCATCAATTATTCCCGCGCCCGCGGCGAGAAGGGCATGGCCGACAAACTGTCCGGGGAACTCCTGGACGCCTACAACAATCGCGGCGGAGCGGTGAAGAAGCGCGAAGATACTCACCGTATGGCCGAGGCCAACAAGGCCTTTGCCCATTACCGCTGGTAG
- the fusA gene encoding elongation factor G, whose protein sequence is MSKPVPIERQRNIGIMAHIDAGKTTTTERILFYTGVSHKIGEVHDGQATMDWMVQEQERGITITSAATTCFWRDHRINIIDTPGHVDFTIEVERSLRVLDGAVAVFDAVAGVEPQTETVWRQAERYHVPRMSFINKMDRVGADFFRCVDMIRDRLGAKPVPLQIPIGAEEDFLGVVDLIRGKAIIFDDSTKGREYTETEVPAELKDRYEELRLAMLEAVAEEDDSLLEKYLGGEDISPEVLVAAIRKATIGLSICPVLCGSAFKNKGVQPLLDAVVDYLPSPLDIPPVVGSDPDDPEKSIPCPCDPKKPLAALAFKLMSDPFVGHLTFLRLYSGRIESGMTVVNANTRKKERIGRLLKMHANKREDIKEAEAGDIVAAVGMKITSTGDTLCDMGSPVKLESLTIPEPVIEVAIEPKTKADRDILSQALAKLAKEDPSFRVKGDEESGQTLIAGMGELHLEIIVDRLMREFGVNANVGQPQVAYRETITKAVKHENRYVKQTGGRGQYGHVVIEIGPKEDGGYEFVNSIVGGVIPKEYIPAVDKGIQNAMKSGVLAGFPVVDIKAELTYGSFHEVDSSEQAFYICASQAFKEAVHKAGPVLLEPIMAVEVVTPDEYLGDVMGDLSGRRGRVASLDARPGAQIITAHVPLSQMFGYATDLRSRTQGRATFTMQFDHYEKVPANLAEELIKKK, encoded by the coding sequence GTGTCCAAGCCCGTACCCATCGAGCGGCAACGCAACATCGGCATCATGGCCCACATTGATGCCGGGAAGACCACGACCACGGAGAGAATTCTCTTCTACACCGGTGTGTCTCACAAGATCGGGGAAGTCCATGACGGCCAGGCCACCATGGACTGGATGGTCCAGGAGCAGGAGCGCGGCATCACCATCACCTCCGCCGCCACCACCTGCTTTTGGCGCGACCATCGCATAAACATCATCGACACCCCGGGGCACGTCGATTTCACCATCGAGGTGGAGCGTTCCCTCCGGGTCCTCGACGGGGCCGTGGCCGTGTTCGACGCCGTGGCCGGGGTCGAACCCCAGACCGAGACCGTATGGCGGCAGGCCGAGCGCTACCACGTGCCGCGCATGAGCTTCATCAACAAGATGGACCGGGTCGGGGCGGATTTCTTTCGCTGCGTGGACATGATCCGCGACCGCCTGGGGGCCAAGCCCGTTCCCCTGCAGATCCCCATCGGCGCCGAAGAGGATTTCCTGGGCGTGGTGGATCTCATCCGGGGCAAGGCCATCATTTTCGACGACTCCACCAAGGGCCGCGAGTATACCGAGACCGAGGTCCCGGCCGAACTCAAGGATCGCTACGAGGAGCTGCGGCTGGCCATGCTCGAGGCCGTGGCCGAGGAAGACGACTCCCTTTTGGAAAAATATCTGGGCGGTGAGGACATCTCCCCCGAGGTGCTGGTGGCGGCCATCCGCAAGGCCACCATCGGCCTGTCCATCTGCCCGGTCCTGTGCGGCTCGGCCTTCAAGAACAAGGGCGTGCAGCCCCTGCTCGACGCCGTGGTGGATTACCTGCCCTCTCCCCTGGACATCCCCCCGGTGGTCGGAAGCGACCCCGACGACCCGGAAAAGTCCATCCCCTGCCCGTGCGATCCCAAGAAGCCGTTGGCCGCGCTGGCCTTCAAGCTCATGTCCGACCCGTTCGTGGGGCACCTGACCTTTTTGCGCCTGTATTCGGGACGCATCGAGTCCGGCATGACCGTGGTCAACGCCAATACCCGCAAGAAAGAGCGCATCGGGCGGCTGCTCAAAATGCACGCCAACAAGCGCGAGGACATAAAGGAAGCCGAGGCCGGGGACATCGTGGCCGCCGTGGGCATGAAGATCACCAGCACCGGGGACACCCTGTGCGACATGGGAAGCCCGGTCAAGCTCGAGTCCCTGACCATCCCCGAGCCGGTCATCGAGGTGGCCATCGAGCCCAAGACCAAGGCCGACCGCGACATCCTGTCCCAGGCCCTGGCCAAGCTGGCCAAGGAGGATCCGTCCTTCCGGGTCAAGGGCGACGAGGAGTCGGGACAGACGCTCATCGCCGGCATGGGCGAATTGCACCTGGAAATCATCGTGGACCGGCTCATGCGCGAGTTCGGGGTCAACGCCAACGTGGGCCAGCCCCAGGTGGCCTACCGCGAGACCATCACCAAGGCCGTCAAGCACGAGAACCGCTACGTCAAGCAGACCGGCGGACGCGGCCAGTACGGCCATGTGGTCATCGAGATCGGGCCCAAGGAGGACGGCGGCTACGAGTTCGTCAACTCCATCGTGGGCGGCGTGATCCCCAAGGAATACATCCCGGCCGTGGACAAGGGCATCCAGAACGCCATGAAGTCCGGCGTGTTGGCCGGGTTCCCGGTGGTGGACATCAAGGCCGAGCTGACCTACGGCTCCTTCCACGAGGTCGATTCCTCGGAGCAGGCCTTCTACATCTGCGCCTCCCAGGCCTTCAAGGAGGCCGTGCACAAGGCCGGCCCGGTTCTGCTCGAACCGATCATGGCCGTCGAGGTGGTCACGCCCGACGAATATCTGGGCGACGTCATGGGCGACCTAAGCGGCCGGCGCGGCCGGGTGGCCAGTCTCGACGCCCGCCCCGGAGCCCAGATCATCACCGCCCACGTGCCCCTGTCCCAGATGTTCGGCTACGCCACGGACCTGCGCTCGCGCACCCAGGGACGGGCCACGTTCACCATGCAGTTCGATCATTATGAAAAGGTTCCCGCCAACCTGGCCGAGGAACTGATCAAGAAGAAATAA
- the tuf gene encoding elongation factor Tu, protein MGKAKFERTKPHVNIGTIGHIDHGKTTLTAAITKLASMKGFGEYIPFDQIDKAPEEKERGITIATAHVEYQTDKRHYAHVDCPGHADYIKNMITGAAQMDGGILVVAATDGPMPQTREHILLARQVGVPQLVVFMNKVDLVDDPELLELVELEVRELLTKYGFPGDDVPVIKGSALKALESGDIKSPDAAPIFELLDACDSFIPEPKRDIDKPFLMPIEDVFSISGRGTVVTGRVERGTVTVGEEVEIVGIKPTVKTTCTGVEMFRKILDKGMAGDNVGVLLRGIKRDDVERGQVLAKPGSITPHRKFKAEVYVLTKEEGGRHTPFFTGYRPQFYFRTTDITGVVTLDEGVEMVMPGDNATFNVEMIAPIAMEKGLRFAIREGGRTVGAGVVSEIVE, encoded by the coding sequence ATGGGCAAGGCGAAATTCGAGCGGACCAAGCCGCACGTCAACATCGGCACCATCGGCCACATCGACCACGGGAAGACCACCCTGACCGCGGCCATCACCAAGCTGGCCAGCATGAAGGGCTTTGGCGAATACATTCCCTTCGACCAGATCGACAAGGCGCCGGAAGAGAAGGAACGCGGCATCACCATCGCCACGGCCCACGTGGAATACCAGACCGACAAGCGCCACTACGCCCACGTGGACTGCCCGGGTCACGCCGACTACATCAAGAACATGATCACCGGCGCGGCCCAGATGGACGGCGGCATCCTGGTGGTGGCGGCCACGGACGGCCCCATGCCCCAGACCCGGGAGCACATCCTTTTGGCCCGTCAGGTGGGCGTGCCCCAGTTGGTGGTGTTCATGAACAAGGTCGACCTGGTGGACGATCCCGAGCTTTTGGAGCTGGTCGAGCTCGAGGTCCGCGAGCTTCTCACCAAGTACGGGTTCCCTGGCGACGACGTGCCGGTGATCAAGGGCAGCGCCTTGAAGGCCCTGGAGTCCGGGGACATCAAAAGCCCGGACGCGGCCCCGATCTTCGAGCTTCTGGACGCCTGCGACTCGTTTATCCCCGAGCCCAAGCGGGACATCGACAAGCCGTTTCTGATGCCCATCGAGGACGTGTTCTCCATCTCCGGCCGGGGCACCGTGGTCACCGGGCGTGTGGAGCGCGGCACCGTGACCGTGGGCGAGGAAGTGGAGATCGTGGGCATCAAGCCCACGGTCAAGACCACCTGCACGGGCGTGGAAATGTTCCGCAAGATCCTGGACAAGGGCATGGCCGGGGACAACGTGGGCGTGCTTTTGCGGGGCATCAAGCGCGACGACGTGGAGCGCGGGCAGGTTTTGGCCAAGCCGGGTTCGATCACCCCGCACCGCAAGTTCAAGGCCGAGGTCTACGTCCTGACCAAGGAAGAGGGCGGCCGGCACACCCCGTTTTTCACCGGCTACCGTCCGCAGTTCTATTTTCGGACCACGGACATCACCGGGGTGGTGACACTAGACGAGGGCGTGGAAATGGTCATGCCCGGGGACAACGCCACGTTCAACGTGGAGATGATCGCGCCCATCGCCATGGAAAAGGGCCTGCGCTTCGCCATCCGCGAGGGCGGCCGGACCGTGGGCGCGGGCGTCGTTTCGGAAATCGTGGAGTAA
- the rpsJ gene encoding 30S ribosomal protein S10, whose amino-acid sequence MVAMNSDRIRIKLKAYDYRILDKAVSEIVDTARNTGAGVAGPIPLPTDIHKYTVNRSVHVDKKSREQFEMRVHKRLLDIMEPTQQTVDALGKLSLPAGVDVEIKL is encoded by the coding sequence ATGGTTGCCATGAACAGCGATCGCATCCGCATCAAGCTTAAAGCGTACGATTACCGCATTCTGGACAAGGCCGTCTCCGAGATCGTGGACACGGCCAGAAACACCGGAGCGGGCGTGGCCGGGCCCATCCCCCTGCCAACCGACATTCACAAATACACGGTCAACCGCTCCGTGCACGTGGACAAAAAGTCCCGTGAGCAGTTTGAAATGCGGGTGCACAAGCGCCTTTTGGACATTATGGAACCCACGCAGCAGACCGTGGACGCGCTGGGGAAACTCAGCCTCCCGGCCGGCGTCGACGTGGAAATCAAGCTCTAG